The Nicotiana sylvestris chromosome 6, ASM39365v2, whole genome shotgun sequence genomic sequence aacgcgtagaccaACGCGTGAGTCCCCACCCCAGGCTGCATTTCCTCTTCGCAAACGTGGATCCTAGTCCACAATCGCAGTGCATAAGGTCCTGGTCCTTCACGAACGCGTGGCTTTCTTCGTGAACGAGAAGGGTAAACATCCAGCAAATCTCAgaatactctacgcgaacgcgggaacaTCTTCGCGAACGCATAGAAGAAAACCAGTACTGAGAAAAACTAACACTTCAGCTATTCCTCAATGATCCGAAATGTACCGAACATGGTCTAAATTACACCCGAGACCTCCAAGACCTCAACCaagcataccaacaagtcctaaaatatcatacgaacacGCTCCTAGTATCatatcacatcaaacaacaccagAATCACGATTTGCGCATctatttaagcctaagaacttataaacttCTGAATTCCAAAATTAATGCTGATTCATGCCAAAGTaactccgattgacttcaaattttgcacacaagtcataaatgacattacagacctatttCAATACTCCGAAATCGGGATCCGACACCGATATCAATGAAGTCAACTCTCTgtcaaacttttcaaatctttcaaacCTTAATTTtcctaacttcgccaattcatgcTGAAACGAcctacgagcctccaaatccaCATCTGATCGCGCTCTTAAGTCTTAAATTACCATACTGAGCTATAGGAACCGTCAAAACTACATTCTGGGGTCGTCTTCACCAAAGTCAAGCTACGATTAACTCTAACAACTCAAACctccaacttagggactatgtgtcccatttcACTCCGAAACTTTTCCGACCCCGAAATCAAGCAACCCGACAAGTTACGTAATCACAATATAACATAGAGGAGACAataaataggggatcgaggctaaTACACTCAAAATGACCGGCGGGGTCGTTacattttatttcaataaaatgattatcttattttcatttgtagaaaaattactttcttttttaacaaagagaattttctttttagttatgaAGCATAAATTTCAAGGTTTTTTTGCGTAAAAATGTAAAACAGCACATTAGTTCCTTTGGGTTTGTGTGTatttttagaagaataattaaattgtTGAAGAAAATAGAGTCCTGAAAACGTTGGGTATTTGAGGTGGGGGTGGAAGGGAAGCAAGGAAACATGGGGACTTGAGGGAAGAGGGtgaggagagtagcataaaaaatattttctactctccAACTAAACACgagaaaatattttccggaaaaaGTTTATCACTCACCAGccaaacaagagaaaataagTTAAGTAATTAAACCACTCATTTTCCATAAAAATATTTTCcatgaaaaacattttcctttataccaaacacaccagGAATTTTAAGATTTTGACATTAAGTTACACTCCGATTTTGTCTCACTCAAATCATGATATGAGAAGCGATTTTTGAGCTGAAGTGTTAGGAGAAAATTGTCGTGCCATCTGCATTGCATTTCTTATAGAACTTAGACATATGAAATGACTGTTATCACAAAACCGGAATCACATTAAGTGGGCAAAATACAAAGAACTGGTGGGAGTATCTGTAAAATTAGTCGATGCGAGCAAGCTGATCGAGATATCACGGTATAGACAACTTGAGTCGGATACACTTGTCCAAATTAGCCCTTAAGGGCCAGGACGCTGAATCTTGGCCCGTTTACATATTTCACGGATTAAAGCCAATGAGGCCAGCCTTGGGTGTTGGGACTATTTTTTGATGGATCTTAAATGAGCAAACAGGCAGGGGGCTTGAGTCCAACTTCTTCTTTGCCAAGTTCCCAAACTCTTCAATCTGTCTTTCTCCCCAAGTCTCCAAATATTTGTGCCTTGTGGATGCTACTTGCTAGGATTGGGACCATCTTCAACGACCCAGAAGGTTTTTAGTTTACACCCTCATCCTTTTATTTGTTCTCAATTTCACAAATATTATGTACTTGTCTCAATCAACAATTACATGTATAATTAATGTAACATGATTTCGTGCATAGTCAAGCCTTAGATTACAACTTACTtctaaatgaaaaaaaattataaacacaagATAAATATTCTACATTTTATTCTAGGACTATTCACTTGGTTGTAATCAGGTCTCTGGTGATTGGCCTTACTATCTTACTCAAGTCCAAAGTCCATTATACATTTGACTAGTTCAAAGTCACCGATCAAGGACCAAGGTCATCGATTGGAAAGTCTAAAATTCTTAAGGAAACACCCACGAAAGTTACCACTCACCAGTCACCACTATATTGAAATTGAAAATCTGATCAGTACCATTAATTGTTGCACAAATGTGAAAGCTTTCACCTTTTCATTGAAAGGATACCTTTTGCTAGTATATATGATCAAATAATaacaaaaagtaaaaaacaaATTACATGCACTTAGTAAACAATGAAGCTGTAATCTGAAATGTATCTTCAGTCAGATCACCAATAATGAAGCAAATTCAATTTAGCGACCTATTAACGGGACATAAGTTGTTCATATACCACTGCACAAAACATATTAAATCTCCATCTTAATCGGAGTATGTTCATTATGCAATTAATTTCAGGTATTCAACCCTGCCAAGAAAGCCACCCCAGTTGAAGGCAACCATGACGATCCGAAAATGAATTGTGCAACGGTGAACTTGCTGGCCTCTTCCACGGACGTGATCACCCGATACCCCGGCCAAGTCACCCGTTGCCCCACGGCTGCTCCCGGTCCATAATTCATATACTCGCCATAATACAATGTCTCGAGTGCGAATGTAGCATTCCACTCTAACCAACCACGCGGGTGTATATGATCACCCAAGTTAGATAACATGACAACAGTTCGCGAGTACAACTTCCACGGTCGACCAAGATAAGTGGGGAAGCTTCCTTTGGACGCCTCGAGGTCAGATGCCGCTGCGATTTTGCAAGCATGGATTGAAATGCCAGTGTTTTGATTGGGATCCTTCCTGTTTTGGGCAGTGATGGTGTTCTTTTGGAAGTCCATGGGCTTTCGAGCGTAGATGCTGCAGTTTTGAAGGACTACTGCTGCATTACCGAAGATGAAATCAACGGTACCATAGATATCACACTCGCGATAGAATTGGCGCTGAGAGTGTACGTAGAGAGTGTCTTGGTATCCGATGATATTGCATCGATAGACCACAGCATGATCAGCGCCAATGCGAAGAGCTACTGCTTGATGTTTGCTTGGTCCAGCGTAGTTCTCAAATGTGATGTCCCTTACAATGAAACCAGCTCCAGTTGCCGCTGTAGATCAAGAAATTCGCACTGTGAGGCCATGAACCTTGATCCAGTGTTATAGAGGTGGCAGAGTATAAATTTTGCACACCGACgatataaaaaatatttacataattAGATAATTATAGATAAATCTCTGGATAACATTAACTGATAATCTGATAACGATGGCAACTAGCATGTTATATACCATGTTATGATTAGAGAATGAGTCAAAGGACAGTAATAGTTAGAGTTAGATGGGTATACGAGTAATGACCCCACCTCCTAACATGTGATTGTTTCTTTAAATTGAGACCACATATTAGTAAGGTCATATCGCTATCTCTAATACTGCTCTCCAGATTATGGATGAAAAATACTAATCATGCCATGGATAAGGATCAAAATAATTTGTAATTTCATCAGATTCTCTATTATTTCgcacaattttattttattttttaaaaaacaaaaattgtGGGGACTGGGGCTAACATCCTATGACTTGGGACTTCTATTCCCAGTTCCCATTCATATGAAACACTGCTTCCCATGATAGGTAAAACACCCGATTCTGTGCCTCCACCTTTTTAAATATTGTATCTAACATATGCTTTGACAAAATATGTAACTTTAGGAGTAAAAAGTGCGCACGCATGTGTTGTTTTTGTCTCctcttttttcagttttcttttttcTGTCAATAAACTATATATCTTTCAAATTTAAGATTGATAATGTAAATTAGTATTTAGTCATATCTATTTAATTCCAACACATTTATTCTCTCCTGTACCAAAAAGTAAATGAATTAGAGAGTATGATGTTTGGAGGGTGTGACGACTAACCACGTGAAGAGGTACAAAAGAAGAATTCAATGACAAGCCCATGTGCCTTTTCTACTACTACATCGCCAGGCAAGAAGGCCGTCCCACGCCCATTGTTTTCCACAAATCACAAAGCACAAATAGAATAACAAGAGAGAAGGAAACCATATAAATAAGTGGAGCAGGCATCAGCTTAGCAACGAGACACTAATCTTTAAATTTCAACCACCAAAAAATATTTGATAGATATTTTTTTTGTCTATCTAAGCTAATGATGGTACAAAATGACCGAATACACACATATATGCTAGTAAAAAGTACTTCATCCGATTCTAGGTGAACCTATTTATTTTaagtccgttccaaaaagaataatctctttctaaatttgaaaataatttagcttaaacttccaattttatccttaattagaagcttttataaccatacaaatacTCTAGGACcactttttgacttgtttagatTGAAACTGAACAAACATTTGATGCAATAGCCAAAGTGCGTACGGCTTAACTATGTTAgtattaaacaaaaaaaaagatgGAGCTAGCCAAAGTGAGTAAATAAAAGGTTAGGCAGAAGTATACCGAAAGAGGCGGTATGGAATGTCGTCAGATTCTGTGATACGCTTTTTCCTCCTGTTATCACCGTCTTGCCTTTTCCATCTCCAATAAACATCACGTTCGTCTTTTTCCTCCCAATTTTCAGGTTATCCTCTTCATACCTGTCAATTTACAATTTTACATGCCCGATGACCAACTCACGAAATTTATTTCAATTCCATAACGCTTAAGTCCTAACGCTACTAGAAAATAATAGTATCATGACTCCAATCACTACGACAAACAAATGAGAAACTCAAAGCTACAACTCACAACTGACGTGGGATTAATTAAAAGCACAgggattgaaaaagaaaaagtgaaAAGCAATAAAATTGTTCAATAATTTATTTACCTTCCTGCCTTGACATAAATTATTATCCGACGATTACTGTATTGTGGGACCTTCTTAATAGCATCGGCAATTGTCTTGAACGTACCGTTACCGTCCTTTGACACAATTATATCTGCTTGTATTGCCGACACTGGCGTGTCCAGTAACATTCGCTCCTTCCTATTCAACCATTTTGGAAAAGGCGCAAAATCCTCGTCTTTTGCCGACACTACAGTACCTGCATCATCAGTTGATCCCATTAATCTCCGCCGTCGATTCTGTATCGGAACACCGGAGAAATCATCGTCGCCGTTCATGGCCGCAAATATGGCCAGACAATTGCTTACTAGCTCCGACAAATTCCTTAATTTTTCCGTCATTTGATCCTTAACGTTCCCGTTAACGTCAGCGAACCCCTCCGTACACGTGTCCTGATTGGTCAGAGCGGCGCTAAGCCACGTCAGCACGTCGTGATTGTTTGACTTTCCGGCGCCGTGGGAGACGGACGTTAAGGAACGGGCTAAAAGGTCAATTGATTCTTCTAGCAGCTCTAGACAATCCTCGTAAGCCGACCTTATCCGTGTGTCCATGTAAAGGTTGCTAATGTCGGAAGCCATGTAAAGTGCTTTGCCAAAACGCTGGAGCGTCAAATTGACGGAAATATGAACGAGGTCGTCGTCGGAGGCAGAGAGTGCGCCAGGGAATTCATGCAAAGAGCTTAAACAGAGGGTTGTGAAACGAGTGCGACTACAGGTACGTGACATGGCTACGGTAGGCTTGGAATGAAGCAATGTGGGAGCGGGACCGGTTTTATTTCGGACAGTAACTAATACAGCGGCAGAAATTGCAGAGGCAAGTATAAGGATGGTGGTGAAAATGAGTAGTAAGAGTTTAAGTCTGTGGGGGTTGGAGGTGGCATTGTCTGCTGAGTTAGGGAGTATTTGTCGGCGAAAGGGATCTTTAGGTTTGGGTTTGTCTATCCGGCCATAGTACATTTTTGGCTTTCTGATCTAGTATACTTCAGTGAAGAAAAAGGAATTCAGTTGCCGACAAAAAGTAGTCTGAGCTAAATGGAGCTTCGGAGAAGGCAAGAATAGTGTTTTCTGAGTTGTGTGTGACTAAGAAGAAAATAGAGTTAAGACTGAGAGTGAGAAAAAtcatgcatatatatatacattgggCGGTGGAACTACGTGAGGGTGGGAAAGGGGAGGGGACCGAGAGGTGAATGGAGCCTATGTTTACCTGTATTGAATAAGATaatttagaaaaacaaaaaattgTGATGTTCTACATGTCATGAACAACTATATTAAATAGATATCATTATTTTTGAACAACTATAGTGAATAGTGTCATGTAAAATGAAGCGAAAAtaatggatatatatatatatatatatgtaaaaattattaaattttaaactcataataaatttaaaaatatattattgattTGGTAGAGACTTTAAAAGTTGAACTTACATTTAATTCTGAATCCACCTAAATATAGGCAGCGTGAAAAAGGAAAGCTGTCGTCCCACCCCTAAGATTGGAAGTGGTAGTGTTGGGACAAAGGGAAGTGTGGACTgtttggggtgggggtggggggtgggggggtgTTTGGTGTGAGGTCAATATCGAGAGGGAGAATTAGCTGTCTTCTACTTACAGTAGCGGTGAATGGAGGAAAGTGGTGGACTTGGATAAGAGGATGCGTCGTCTCTATTGACTTCTTTTTGTTGTTTCCTTTGATCAATCCAGTGTTCAGAATAATGTACTAGAGTATATAACAAGTGGTACTACCTACTAAATACTTTCGTTAATAGTATATGAAGCAAGAATATTCACATTAGAATTCTGTGGCAGATTGAAGATGGTTGagtgtacgcagatcttatccCTACCCtgaaggagtagagaggttgtttccaaaagaccttcggctcaagaagaaaaaaataaacaaTAGACAGTAGATCAGTAACAACAACAGAAgccagaaaaataaaataatatcagCATCATAAGAAACGTAAATAAATGTAAAAACAATAACAATATAATAACCAATATTAATGCCATAGAAAATTGTGTGGAAGCTACATAAACCACAAACAACCCAAGGCGAAACATTATCAGCCTAATCCCGCCCTGGAAACAACATAGAAAAATGCTCGAGTCCCTcataacctacaaccctaatgcttgacTTCCACATCTTCCTATCCAGAGTCATGTCCTCGGAGATCTAAAGTCGCGACATGTCCTATCTGATCAcctcaccccaatacttcttaggcctccctctacctctcctcataCATGCCAATGTCAACTTCTCACACCTCCTAACTGGGGAACTATACTTCTCCTCTGCACGTGCCCGATCTATCTAAGCCCCGCTTCCCGCATCGTGTCGTCCATGAGAGTCACGctcaccttctcccgaatatcttcattcctaatcttatccagctTAGTGTGCTCACACattcatctcaacatcctcatttctgccaCTTTCAACTTCTAGGTATGAGAATTCTTGACCGCCCAACcttcagccccatacaacatggctggTCTAACTATCACTCTATAGAACTTGCCTTTAAGTtttggtggcactttcttgtcacacaggactccagatgctaacctccatttcatccaccccactccTATATGGTGCATGACATCCTCGTCAGTCTCGCCATCCCCCTGATAATAGACCCAAGGTGCTTGAAACTTTAATTTCTCTTTTGGGATGACTTATGAGTCAAGCCTCACGTCCATGTCCGCTTCCTCCGATGCGTCGCTGAAATTACATTCCAGATATTCTGTcttagtcctactcaacttgaaacctttagactctagGGCCTGTCTTCAAACCTCCAGTCTCTCATTAACGCCGCCTCGCGCCTCATCAATCAAGACTATATCATCAGTgaacaacatacaccatggcaccttcccttgaatatggtgtgtttgtgcatccatcaccagggaaaataaGAACGGGCATAGTgtagacccttggtgcaaccctaTAAAAACTGTAAAGTGCTCCGAGTTACCTCCCACAGTCCTACATCGAGTCTTAGCTCTCTCGTACATGTCCTTTATCATCCTAATGTAGGCAGGGGTGGAGCCAGCCCTTTGACTACGAGTTCGGCGGCTATCAGCACACCTTTCACCTCCCGGTATCtccaatatatacatatatatggtgttcaaATTTTGACACCCTTTGCCAGGGGCTATGCAAAGGTATTTAAAGTCTATTTTAATCGATAACAAGTAATATTTACCCTATACATAGAATAATTGTTTGGCGAGGGTGTTCAGTTGACCACCCTTGGCCATACGTAGCTTCacccatatatgtatatatattaagtGAATTTGACATATATAAATTTTGAACCAAGGCTAATGAGTTTTATTAAATTCGTAACTTCTATTATGGCTCCATCCTTGAGGGCCATCCATTGTTAGTTAATCGATCTTTTGGATTATTTTGTTTAGATTATGGTATTGAAGTTTTTCTAGGGGGTTAATATGGATTAAGAAGTGGAATCAAATGAAGTTAGGTGGAAGGTTAGGACGAGAGAGGTTGTAACAAGAAAAGAAGCATTTTGCTTATTTGGTCATGAAAGTATTTAGATATTTTGGGCTTGAACACAGCATCTACTGGCCTTCTTTTGTTATCCCTTTTAGAATGGCAAGCTCAACCCAGCTCAAAGTTTTTGTATCTTTTAAATGTTTCGACATCCTATTCCTTTAAACATAAAAAGCTACGGGGATAATACAGTAAAAAAATTGGAGGATAAAATAGGCATGACATTGATATAATGTATGGTCGAATAGGAGGAGGTGACTGTCTATAATTTAAAATTGAAGGAGGTGTCGTACTTTTAACCCTTCATTAGTTAGTAATGCGGTTCAATTTCCTCCTAGGCTTGTGTTTTTAACCCTTCCCAATTCTAGAGCCCCATCAGTGGTTCAGTTGGGGAAAGCTAGCTTACTAATTAGTTTCACTCCTATTTTTAGCTTCTTTCCAAAATCTTGTAAGACTTGGTTTTTTACGTGGTGTGTCTGTAGAAGCACAGTTTCTAAAAGTAGCTGTATAATTAATTTATACTGTACCCCAATGTTTATTTGTATATATTGACAAAAGAAGAACCACCCTACCCTGGCAAAAGAAAACACAATGTCCCACCTCAAAGAACTGCGAGGATTTTCTTTTGACAATTTTAAATTTGCCGAGTGTATAGTTGTTAAGCAAAATAAAAAGGTCGGTGCTTATGTTCACCCTAACCGGTTATAAAGGTTATTATGTGTACTTACCATATTTTCTGGGTTTATTGGCCAATCACTGTTAGTTTAGAAACTCGCTTGTAATTAGTATTTAATTGTTCAAATACATTTTACATTGTCAAGGTGTAAAAGTTAATTAACAAAATATTCTTATAGCGTGATGCATCGTTCCCTTTTTTTATTATGACTTCTTATCAATTTATTAAACATCATAaggaaattttgagaaaaagaaattcttttcttgcTTTACTCTAGCCATCTTATGATATCAATTGATGCTCGGGATATACACAAATAATATCTGATTGTAGAAATAATTAGAGCAGGTGCATGGTGTAAAAACTCCTTTCATAAATGCAATGTCAAATTTAAAAAATCATTTCTGATCTATTATTAGGCAATTCAAGTTTTACACACATTTTGGCACTAGCTAGTCGTTATTcaaattttaaattaattaaccttGTATTATCTTCTTCTAAAAGTACTAAATATTTAAAATAGTAAGTTCATACAAAATAATACGTGCAAATAAATTATTATAACGAGTTAAATTACACCAATACTATCACTTAAATTTTGATTGTCCAAATATTTACGTAATTGTTTTTTGGCCCTTTTGCTAATATTCTTCTCCAAATGGGTTGGCAAGTAGGGCGATTTCCTTGGATTCAGTGAGGTGAGACGATCCTTTCCTAACTTTTAAATGTTTTTCCATATTTTTTACTtatctgttccaaaaagaatgacctccttctaaatttggaaataatttagtttaaacttttaattatatccttaatgagaaacttttataaccacataaatacTTTAGACCCTCTTTTGACTTTTTTAAAACTACAAATTCAAAAAGTTATCATTTCTTTTTAAACTCCGTTTCAGTCAAACaatttcacataaattgaaacggaggaatTATCTAATATGCGAATTCTACATCTATTATGGAAGGAGGTGGCATTTCTTGAAGCACCTATCTTCGTGGCGAAGGTGACATACAGATATACTAGTTTAAGCAATAGAAAAGTGCATTACTTCTTTTGGAAAAAAGAAACCATCCACTTAATACTTTAGAACCAAAACACTACAACTAAAGATAGAAAtgaaaaagaatgaagaaaagagaaaaaaggtccGATACGGGTGGGAGGCAGCTAGATTTGTAGGCAGTGGCCCTACAGGCTCAGGCTCAGAGTCCTAACAAAGGCAAGCTGCTATAATTGGCAAAGTTGAATCTACAGCTATGTATAGAACCAATATTGTTTGgcatatataaaattaaaatgatTTTTGCCACATCAGATTGcctgttataaatatattttttatattattttaaatGCATATTCATTTCTTTGAGGAAAAGTTATGCTTAGTTACTTTAACACCAAGTTATAGTTAGACTTAGTTATTTTGGGACCAAATTAGTTTTTCTCTATAAATATATAGCCTatttttatctttcatatttcatgcctcgaatatgctcctatTGTAGCAATATTGAGACAAAAGTTTCAAGAAGTATTTTGAATTGATTTTTTATCTTCTTATGACTGAACAAAACAATGAGTTAATTGTGAAAATCACTAGAATCGACCTACTGACTCTACACCATTTCCTGAAGTAAATGAGATGTGTTCCACTACTCTAGGCGTGAAAAATACCGTGGCCCTGATCGTCATTGTGATCAAGAAGAAATTCTTTCCCAGGTGCAAAtcatttattaaaagaaaaatcactacCAAAAGAGATAAAAGAAGGATGAGAAGCACGAAATTGTAGAAGTAAGTGGCTCATAAAATAGA encodes the following:
- the LOC104215548 gene encoding probable pectinesterase/pectinesterase inhibitor 34 — its product is MYYGRIDKPKPKDPFRRQILPNSADNATSNPHRLKLLLLIFTTILILASAISAAVLVTVRNKTGPAPTLLHSKPTVAMSRTCSRTRFTTLCLSSLHEFPGALSASDDDLVHISVNLTLQRFGKALYMASDISNLYMDTRIRSAYEDCLELLEESIDLLARSLTSVSHGAGKSNNHDVLTWLSAALTNQDTCTEGFADVNGNVKDQMTEKLRNLSELVSNCLAIFAAMNGDDDFSGVPIQNRRRRLMGSTDDAGTVVSAKDEDFAPFPKWLNRKERMLLDTPVSAIQADIIVSKDGNGTFKTIADAIKKVPQYSNRRIIIYVKAGRYEEDNLKIGRKKTNVMFIGDGKGKTVITGGKSVSQNLTTFHTASFAATGAGFIVRDITFENYAGPSKHQAVALRIGADHAVVYRCNIIGYQDTLYVHSQRQFYRECDIYGTVDFIFGNAAVVLQNCSIYARKPMDFQKNTITAQNRKDPNQNTGISIHACKIAAASDLEASKGSFPTYLGRPWKLYSRTVVMLSNLGDHIHPRGWLEWNATFALETLYYGEYMNYGPGAAVGQRVTWPGYRVITSVEEASKFTVAQFIFGSSWLPSTGVAFLAGLNT